The following proteins are co-located in the Diaphorobacter sp. HDW4B genome:
- a CDS encoding uroporphyrinogen-III synthase, which yields MTRVLITRPSPEAERWVEQLRALHIDAEALPLLAITAVRDPQLQVELTAARSGLKNFHALMFVSGNAAAEFLAAGVDLFQASALPQSLPQPLPRFWSPGPGTARALMSAGVPAGLIDGPADDSGQFDSESLWLAVGPQIGPGKRVLIVRGASSPQVKGGNGRDWLAAQITAAGGEVEFVAAYERTGSQLDSAAKDLAARAASDGTLWFFSSSEAIQNLTLEMPQTSWDKACALVTHPRIAHAARAAGFGHVSECRPTLQEVATSIKSLV from the coding sequence ATGACACGCGTTCTGATCACCCGCCCATCGCCCGAAGCCGAGCGGTGGGTGGAGCAGCTACGTGCGCTGCACATCGACGCAGAGGCCCTGCCGCTGCTGGCCATCACCGCCGTGCGCGATCCGCAATTGCAGGTGGAACTCACTGCAGCGCGCTCCGGCTTGAAAAACTTTCATGCGCTGATGTTTGTCAGCGGCAACGCGGCGGCGGAGTTTCTGGCCGCTGGCGTGGATCTGTTTCAGGCGAGTGCCCTGCCCCAATCCCTGCCTCAACCCCTGCCCCGCTTCTGGTCCCCCGGCCCCGGCACCGCCCGCGCGCTGATGAGTGCTGGCGTGCCTGCTGGGCTGATCGACGGCCCGGCGGACGACTCCGGCCAGTTCGATTCCGAAAGCCTGTGGCTGGCCGTCGGCCCGCAGATCGGCCCCGGCAAGCGCGTGCTGATCGTGCGCGGCGCCAGCTCGCCGCAGGTCAAGGGCGGCAACGGGCGCGACTGGCTCGCGGCCCAGATCACGGCGGCGGGCGGCGAGGTGGAATTCGTCGCGGCCTACGAAAGAACGGGCTCGCAACTCGATTCCGCAGCCAAAGACCTTGCTGCGCGTGCGGCGTCGGACGGCACACTGTGGTTTTTCAGCAGTTCCGAAGCCATTCAGAATCTGACGCTCGAAATGCCACAAACCAGCTGGGACAAGGCTTGCGCGCTGGTCACACACCCGCGCATCGCTCACGCGGCCCGCGCGGCGGGGTTTGGGCACGTAAGTGAGTGCCGCCCTACACTGCAGGAAGTGGCCACGTCTATAAAATCATTGGTATGA